Proteins from one Chitinophaga oryzae genomic window:
- a CDS encoding helix-turn-helix domain-containing protein: MPKPQSIAEFYQEKMNWMPANLQQDIGHFNVFRMEDCKPASPSMSYNRRDFYKISLLRGRFIYHYADRSLLAETGNLLFFNPQVPYAWEQLSEGQASGYFCIFRESFLTEMGRYALKDLPMFHPQGKPSYRLTPELESEVERLFLKMLDEINSDYRGKYDLIRNYLMEMVHLVMKTEPSERLYQHRNANERIAAVFMELLERQFPIEAPGRVFRLRAAGDFATELSVHVNHLNRAVKETTGKTTTTHISERIVREAKALLRHTDWNVSEISYSLGFEEPSHFNNFFRKHTQLTPTGFRAV, from the coding sequence ATGCCAAAACCACAATCCATCGCAGAGTTCTACCAGGAGAAAATGAACTGGATGCCCGCTAATCTCCAGCAGGACATCGGGCATTTTAATGTTTTCCGCATGGAAGACTGTAAGCCTGCAAGTCCCAGCATGTCTTACAATCGCCGTGACTTCTATAAGATAAGCCTGCTGAGGGGAAGGTTTATCTATCACTATGCAGACAGGAGCCTGCTGGCGGAAACCGGCAACCTGCTGTTCTTTAACCCGCAGGTGCCCTACGCCTGGGAGCAGCTGTCCGAAGGACAGGCCTCCGGCTACTTCTGTATCTTCCGCGAATCTTTTTTAACGGAGATGGGCCGTTACGCGTTGAAAGACCTGCCTATGTTTCACCCGCAGGGAAAACCTTCTTACCGGCTTACGCCCGAACTGGAGAGCGAGGTGGAGCGGTTGTTCCTTAAAATGCTGGACGAAATCAACAGCGACTACCGGGGTAAATATGACCTGATCCGGAACTACCTGATGGAGATGGTGCATCTGGTGATGAAGACAGAACCTTCCGAAAGGCTTTATCAGCACCGTAATGCCAACGAGCGGATCGCGGCCGTTTTCATGGAGCTGCTGGAACGGCAGTTTCCTATTGAAGCGCCGGGGAGAGTATTCCGGCTGCGGGCCGCCGGGGATTTTGCGACAGAATTGTCCGTGCATGTGAACCACCTCAACCGGGCGGTGAAAGAAACCACTGGTAAAACGACCACTACCCATATCTCGGAAAGGATCGTCAGGGAGGCAAAAGCACTGTTACGGCATACCGACTGGAACGTATCGGAGATCAGCTACAGCCTTGGCTTTGAGGAGCCTTCCCACTTTAATAACTTCTTTAGGAAACATACCCAGCTGACACCCACTGGTTTCAGAGCTGTTTGA
- a CDS encoding TetR/AcrR family transcriptional regulator — protein sequence MKQKSSDPRQRLLDTATDLFYRQGYHATGINQVLQEAGVARASLYLHFASKEALLEAFLEYRHNYWFDALKSFTEKPSKPKEKILAAFDFLLDINEKENYRGCAFLNILSEITAQDGEALRIIRDHKKDLRAYFSAILNKEKQLVQDHIYLLFESAMVESQLYANQWPVQEARKMVAELL from the coding sequence ATGAAACAGAAAAGCAGTGATCCCCGGCAGCGGTTGCTGGATACAGCCACCGATCTATTTTACAGGCAGGGCTACCACGCCACCGGCATCAACCAGGTATTGCAGGAAGCGGGTGTGGCCAGGGCCAGCCTGTACCTGCATTTCGCCTCCAAGGAAGCGTTGCTGGAAGCTTTCCTGGAATACCGGCACAACTACTGGTTTGACGCCCTGAAAAGCTTTACGGAAAAGCCTTCCAAACCCAAAGAGAAAATCCTCGCCGCCTTCGATTTCCTGCTGGACATCAACGAAAAGGAAAACTACCGTGGGTGCGCTTTTTTAAATATCCTCTCTGAAATCACTGCACAGGACGGGGAAGCCCTCCGTATTATCCGGGACCATAAGAAGGACCTGCGCGCTTATTTTTCTGCTATTCTCAACAAGGAAAAACAACTGGTGCAGGACCATATTTACCTGCTTTTTGAATCCGCCATGGTGGAGAGCCAGCTGTATGCCAACCAGTGGCCGGTACAGGAGGCCAGAAAGATGGTGGCTGAACTGCTTTAG
- a CDS encoding MBL fold metallo-hydrolase, whose amino-acid sequence MENITNIEEMADRAWFQVAPGVWGIRDLFVNMYLVQNARTRSWVLVDAGLRTSAPKIKAAARQLFAPHFVPSAIVLTHGHFDHVGALPSLLREWEIPVYAHYLEAPYLTGRSAYPPPDPCAGGGLMTMMSWTFPKDPIDLNGHLLLLPEDKTIPGLDGWRYIETPGHTPGHISLFRDEDKLLLAGDAFVTTRAEALSSTITQAKQVSGPPKYFTPDWISAETSVKKLAELQPEAVATGHGRPLYGAGMQRRLQWLADHFQTAAKPRCGRYVEEAAVAGVNGVEYVPAARIPKWLILAGVVTLVATGALLYNRRKS is encoded by the coding sequence ATGGAAAACATTACCAACATTGAAGAGATGGCAGACAGGGCATGGTTTCAGGTGGCGCCGGGCGTGTGGGGCATCCGTGATCTTTTTGTGAACATGTACCTGGTGCAGAATGCACGTACCCGCTCATGGGTACTGGTAGATGCAGGCCTCCGCACATCAGCCCCCAAAATCAAAGCGGCGGCGCGGCAACTGTTTGCCCCGCACTTTGTGCCTTCGGCGATTGTGCTGACACACGGTCATTTTGACCATGTAGGTGCGCTGCCATCGCTACTACGGGAATGGGAAATACCGGTATATGCACATTACCTGGAAGCGCCTTATCTGACGGGCCGTTCGGCCTATCCGCCACCAGACCCCTGCGCCGGCGGCGGCCTCATGACGATGATGTCATGGACTTTCCCTAAAGACCCCATCGACCTGAATGGGCATCTGCTATTGCTGCCGGAAGACAAAACGATTCCCGGACTGGATGGCTGGCGTTACATCGAAACGCCCGGTCACACTCCGGGACACATCAGCCTTTTCCGCGACGAAGATAAACTGTTGCTCGCGGGCGACGCATTTGTGACCACCCGTGCAGAAGCCCTGAGCAGCACTATCACACAAGCCAAACAAGTCTCCGGCCCTCCGAAATATTTCACACCCGATTGGATATCTGCAGAAACCAGCGTGAAAAAGCTGGCGGAACTGCAACCGGAGGCAGTGGCCACCGGTCATGGGCGCCCTCTCTACGGCGCCGGGATGCAGCGCCGCCTGCAGTGGCTGGCCGACCACTTCCAAACAGCGGCCAAACCCCGCTGCGGACGATATGTGGAAGAAGCAGCGGTGGCAGGCGTCAACGGTGTCGAATATGTGCCGGCGGCCCGCATTCCCAAATGGCTGATACTGGCCGGCGTGGTAACACTGGTCGCCACCGGCGCACTGTTATACAACCGGCGTAAGTCATAA
- a CDS encoding DUF6999 family protein produces MKDSAYFEQLENNPRNPSHWHALFLDSSIPFNPDAKAAFLYDSSRRTKQFLYPFVKVFARLGIILLQVFKAIAPNIINAPQRLHRWLYRGMKYCITPEANFLILRHFYLGSEVLRFIKDNVKDIEDIPMHPLKPVSVNAVKDDLFLQHDLNLYNFIINLNNALKAKGKTITKVNEPDFSAITVGPLPFEPFRNKWSNCIDLATAIEIFTPVYQFFLTDSDFWRASNSLQLDEVIGLYAATIMNCPERLVALNNKHPMIPLPTYGAAFRLTLHGLSTEVLHALLVEQKLKQAAAN; encoded by the coding sequence ATGAAAGACAGCGCTTATTTTGAACAGCTGGAGAATAACCCCAGGAATCCCAGCCACTGGCATGCCCTGTTCCTCGACAGCAGCATCCCGTTCAACCCGGACGCCAAAGCCGCGTTCCTGTACGATTCCAGCCGCAGGACCAAACAGTTCCTGTATCCTTTCGTAAAAGTGTTTGCCCGGCTGGGCATCATTCTGCTGCAGGTGTTTAAAGCTATTGCACCTAATATTATCAATGCGCCGCAACGCCTGCACCGCTGGCTGTACCGGGGCATGAAATACTGCATTACACCGGAAGCCAATTTCCTGATCCTGCGTCATTTTTACCTGGGATCGGAAGTGCTGCGGTTTATAAAAGACAATGTGAAAGATATCGAAGACATTCCCATGCATCCGTTGAAACCGGTGTCCGTCAATGCCGTAAAGGATGACCTCTTTCTACAGCACGATCTTAATCTCTACAACTTTATCATCAACCTGAATAATGCGCTGAAAGCAAAAGGCAAGACCATTACCAAAGTGAATGAACCTGATTTTAGCGCCATCACCGTGGGGCCGCTGCCCTTTGAGCCTTTCCGGAACAAATGGAGCAACTGCATTGATCTGGCTACTGCTATTGAGATATTCACACCGGTGTACCAGTTCTTTCTGACGGATAGTGATTTCTGGAGAGCATCCAATTCATTACAGCTGGATGAGGTGATCGGGTTATATGCCGCTACGATCATGAACTGCCCGGAGCGGCTGGTAGCGCTGAACAATAAACATCCCATGATCCCGCTGCCCACTTATGGCGCTGCTTTCCGGCTCACGTTGCACGGCCTTTCCACAGAAGTGCTGCATGCGTTGCTGGTAGAACAAAAGCTAAAACAGGCAGCAGCCAACTAA
- a CDS encoding carbohydrate kinase family protein, with the protein MKPVTVCFGEILWDIFPNGVRKPGGAPFNVAYHLSRLGMDSYIISRTGDDEAGEALRQILRQWQIPEETVQPDPQQPTGAVLATAGENHEMHYDILKPVAWDFIAWQPEQEALIRRAGAFVFGSLAIRSEVSRSTLWKLLDAAPYKVLDINIRPPHSDMNVIRELLRRVDLVKMNEEELQLVLQATGDTFGSPVDGARKVMQHYGVPQLIITRGSKGALYVDKQTQYERPAKQVTVKDTVGSGDSFLAGFLSQLLKGRPVPAALDLAVEVSGFVTTCEGANPEYDSSRFDV; encoded by the coding sequence ATGAAGCCTGTTACCGTATGCTTTGGAGAAATACTCTGGGACATATTTCCCAACGGCGTCCGCAAGCCCGGCGGCGCCCCCTTTAATGTCGCTTATCATCTTTCCCGCCTCGGGATGGACAGTTATATTATCAGTCGCACCGGCGACGATGAAGCCGGTGAAGCCTTGCGGCAGATCCTCCGCCAGTGGCAGATCCCGGAAGAGACGGTACAACCGGACCCGCAGCAGCCCACCGGCGCCGTATTGGCCACGGCAGGAGAGAACCACGAAATGCATTACGATATCCTGAAACCGGTAGCATGGGATTTTATCGCATGGCAACCGGAACAGGAAGCGCTCATACGCCGCGCCGGCGCTTTTGTTTTCGGCAGCCTCGCCATACGCAGCGAAGTGTCGCGTAGTACGTTATGGAAGCTGCTGGATGCCGCCCCCTATAAAGTGCTGGATATTAACATCCGTCCGCCGCACAGCGATATGAATGTTATCCGGGAACTATTGCGCCGGGTAGACCTGGTGAAAATGAATGAAGAGGAACTGCAGCTGGTGCTGCAGGCTACCGGCGATACTTTCGGCTCGCCGGTGGATGGCGCCCGTAAGGTGATGCAACATTACGGTGTGCCGCAACTGATCATCACCCGCGGCAGCAAAGGCGCCTTGTATGTAGACAAACAGACGCAATACGAACGCCCGGCCAAACAGGTGACGGTGAAAGACACGGTGGGCAGCGGTGATTCCTTTCTCGCCGGTTTCCTGTCACAGCTGCTGAAAGGACGCCCCGTGCCGGCCGCGCTGGACCTGGCCGTGGAAGTCAGCGGCTTCGTGACCACCTGCGAAGGCGCCAACCCCGAATACGACAGCAGTCGGTTTGATGTTTGA
- a CDS encoding beta-ketoacyl-ACP synthase III, with product MQLENVYITAAGKYLPGAPVHNDEIEEYLGLIDGKPSRSKTKMLSQNGIRSRYYALDKQQRTTHTVSGMTARAIEDCLSRNGASKTDIQLISAATTQSDLPVPGFASMVHADLGSPACEIASHQSVCAAGLMAIKNAYTNIQTGAAQTAVACAGELASRLFKAKRFEQQQRIRDGHGLELETDFLRWMLSDGAGALLLQNRPAAQHISLQIEWIDLRSYAHLYDVCMYAGRNKGEAGGRPLSWMDYDSFSAADRDGALNLKQDLRLVDNMVKLGVQRFFELVDEGKFDAAGFDWLVCHYSSHHFKEKIIQLLAKGGVAIPEEKWFSNLYSVGNVGTASIFVLLEELLRSKPLKAGDKILCMVPESGRFITGFMMLTVVPPTASQTFDPSSLLTDIKAPEIRIHLENPVLEWLIRQLTTVWIDFESSLRQVPIVKKIFSGTLTLEEYKALLFNLRQQVIDGSQWIARAASNVSIGHFDIRSSFISHSRDEHRDYQILEKNYIQCGGSLEELQRGEKNIGSEALSAYMFQRASQPDPFDLLGGMFIIEGLGNRVAGNWGRAIQQQLQLRDDQVSFFTYHETSDSSENHFERFENAIQSGLLTTSLAERIVKTAKVTGRLYRLQLEQIGNY from the coding sequence ATGCAATTAGAGAACGTCTATATTACGGCAGCCGGTAAATATCTCCCTGGCGCGCCTGTTCACAATGATGAAATAGAAGAATACCTTGGGTTGATTGACGGGAAACCATCCCGCAGCAAAACGAAGATGCTGTCTCAAAACGGTATCCGGTCGAGGTATTACGCGCTGGACAAACAACAACGTACAACCCATACCGTTAGCGGCATGACTGCCAGGGCCATTGAAGATTGCCTGAGCCGGAACGGCGCCAGCAAGACAGACATACAGCTCATCTCTGCCGCTACCACACAGTCTGACTTACCGGTGCCCGGTTTCGCCAGCATGGTGCATGCCGACCTGGGCAGCCCTGCCTGCGAAATTGCCAGTCACCAGAGCGTGTGCGCAGCAGGATTGATGGCTATCAAAAACGCCTATACGAATATTCAGACCGGCGCCGCGCAAACAGCCGTAGCCTGCGCCGGAGAACTGGCCAGCAGGCTCTTTAAAGCCAAACGGTTTGAACAGCAGCAACGTATCCGTGACGGGCACGGACTGGAACTGGAAACAGATTTTCTCCGCTGGATGCTGTCAGACGGCGCCGGCGCATTGTTATTGCAAAACAGGCCGGCAGCGCAACATATCAGCTTGCAAATAGAATGGATAGACCTGCGGTCCTATGCACACCTGTACGACGTATGCATGTATGCAGGCAGAAACAAAGGAGAAGCCGGTGGTCGGCCGCTCTCATGGATGGACTATGACAGTTTCTCTGCGGCAGACAGGGACGGAGCGCTCAACCTGAAGCAGGACCTCCGGCTGGTAGACAACATGGTGAAGCTGGGCGTACAACGCTTTTTCGAGCTGGTCGATGAAGGGAAGTTTGACGCAGCGGGGTTCGACTGGCTGGTATGCCACTACTCTTCCCATCACTTTAAGGAGAAGATCATACAGCTGTTGGCCAAAGGCGGCGTTGCCATCCCTGAAGAAAAATGGTTCAGCAACCTGTACTCCGTTGGTAACGTGGGCACCGCTTCCATCTTTGTTTTGCTGGAAGAACTGTTGCGCAGCAAACCCCTGAAAGCAGGCGATAAAATACTCTGCATGGTGCCTGAAAGCGGTCGTTTTATCACTGGCTTTATGATGCTGACAGTAGTACCGCCAACAGCCTCGCAGACCTTTGATCCATCGTCCTTGCTTACAGACATTAAGGCGCCTGAAATCAGGATACATCTGGAGAACCCGGTACTGGAATGGCTGATACGCCAGCTGACGACGGTATGGATCGATTTTGAAAGTTCCCTGCGACAGGTGCCGATTGTTAAAAAGATATTTTCCGGCACGCTCACACTGGAAGAATACAAAGCCCTGCTGTTCAACCTCCGGCAGCAGGTGATAGACGGCTCCCAGTGGATCGCCCGCGCGGCCTCCAACGTGAGCATCGGGCATTTCGATATCCGCTCTTCCTTTATCTCCCATTCCCGCGATGAACACCGGGACTACCAGATACTGGAAAAGAACTATATTCAATGTGGCGGCAGCCTTGAAGAACTGCAACGGGGAGAGAAGAACATCGGCAGCGAAGCGTTGAGCGCCTACATGTTCCAGAGGGCCAGCCAGCCGGACCCCTTTGATCTGCTGGGCGGCATGTTCATCATCGAGGGCCTCGGCAACCGTGTGGCGGGCAACTGGGGACGCGCCATTCAGCAACAGCTGCAACTGCGGGACGACCAGGTATCGTTTTTCACTTATCATGAAACCAGCGATTCCAGCGAAAACCATTTCGAACGGTTTGAAAACGCGATCCAGTCAGGCCTGCTGACGACCAGCCTTGCAGAGAGAATCGTAAAAACCGCGAAAGTAACAGGCCGTTTATACCGGCTGCAACTGGAGCAAATTGGAAATTACTGA
- a CDS encoding nuclear transport factor 2 family protein: MEQKPPFPPFTLETALQKVQMAEDAWNSRDPEKVSKAYTVNTEWRNRDQFINGREEVVAFLTKKWEKELDYRLKKELWTFNDNKIAVRFEYEWHDKVGNWFRSYGNELWEFDAHGLMQRRFASINDVPVRSDERKFKDEGDPLVLAC; the protein is encoded by the coding sequence ATGGAACAGAAACCTCCCTTTCCTCCTTTCACGCTGGAGACCGCCCTGCAGAAAGTTCAAATGGCAGAAGATGCCTGGAACAGCCGTGATCCCGAAAAAGTATCAAAAGCCTACACTGTAAACACTGAATGGCGCAACCGTGACCAGTTCATCAACGGCCGCGAGGAAGTAGTGGCCTTTTTGACTAAAAAATGGGAAAAAGAACTGGATTACCGCCTGAAAAAGGAACTGTGGACTTTCAACGACAACAAAATAGCGGTAAGGTTTGAATACGAATGGCACGACAAGGTGGGCAACTGGTTTCGCTCTTACGGCAATGAATTATGGGAGTTTGACGCTCACGGCCTGATGCAGCGCCGGTTTGCGTCTATCAATGACGTGCCTGTCCGCAGTGATGAAAGGAAATTCAAAGATGAAGGGGACCCGCTGGTCCTGGCTTGTTAG
- the ligD gene encoding DNA ligase D: protein MCAQRTSGKQAMPKPGNTTPMLATLTSSATDEPGWLYEIKWDGYRALAFLDKGTVELRSRNNKSFNEKYYPVYQALQQWKVNAVVDGEIVVIDEEGYTDFSRLQEWRSEADGQLVYYLFDILWLNGKDLTPLPLMQRKKLLQQLMPVNNAVLRFSEGFVTDGTDFFEQAKKLKLEGIIAKRTDSRYTPGVRTRDWLKIKTSNRQEVVIGGYTKNEGSSKPFSSLLVGVYENGKLQYTGKIGTGFSIALQQELIKQFAPLEVKKSPFAVIPDVNKPSRFRPNPPQAAAVWLKPQLICEVSFREMTSDGVMRHPSFEGMREDKAPAQVTAEKPVKARTAKSKNTTEKKTAKATSLKKALKPAAAKVRNTLLNPGEETQVRTINGHALKFTNLSKIYWPGEKITKRDMINYYYQIAPYMVPYIKDRPQSLNRFPNGIKGESFYQKDVSGKAPDWAPTFPYHSSDEPREKEYLVGENEATLLYMASLGCIEINPWSSRLRKPENPDWCIIDLDPDKTTFNEVIEAAQVTHEILEAAGIPGYCKTSGSTGLHIYIPLGAKYTYEQSKEFGRIIARLVHGRLPDTTSIERATNRRKRKMYIDFLQNRPQATVAAPYSLRPKPGATVSMPLHWEEVKKGLTMKDFTIHNAVQRVREQGDIFKPVLGKGINMKTALAGLEKLFRE from the coding sequence ATGTGCGCTCAAAGAACTTCCGGTAAACAGGCCATGCCCAAACCCGGTAATACCACGCCCATGCTGGCTACCCTCACATCGTCTGCCACCGACGAACCCGGCTGGCTATACGAAATCAAATGGGATGGGTATCGCGCCCTGGCCTTCCTCGACAAAGGAACGGTGGAACTGCGGTCACGTAACAACAAGTCCTTTAATGAAAAATATTACCCTGTTTACCAGGCGTTGCAGCAATGGAAAGTCAACGCCGTGGTGGATGGCGAAATAGTAGTGATCGATGAAGAAGGGTATACGGACTTCAGCCGGTTGCAGGAATGGCGCAGCGAGGCAGACGGCCAACTGGTGTATTATCTCTTCGACATCCTCTGGCTCAATGGTAAAGACCTCACTCCGCTGCCACTGATGCAGCGCAAAAAATTATTGCAGCAACTGATGCCGGTGAATAACGCGGTCCTTCGTTTCAGCGAAGGTTTTGTAACGGACGGCACCGACTTCTTCGAACAGGCTAAAAAGCTGAAGCTGGAAGGTATCATCGCCAAAAGAACCGACAGTCGCTATACTCCCGGCGTCCGCACACGCGACTGGCTCAAAATCAAAACCAGCAACCGGCAGGAAGTCGTCATCGGCGGATATACGAAAAACGAAGGGTCTTCCAAACCTTTCAGCTCCTTACTGGTAGGGGTATACGAAAATGGTAAACTGCAATACACCGGTAAAATCGGTACCGGATTCTCCATCGCGCTGCAACAGGAACTGATCAAACAGTTTGCTCCGCTGGAAGTAAAAAAGTCGCCGTTTGCCGTCATCCCCGATGTGAACAAACCTTCCCGTTTCCGGCCCAATCCCCCGCAGGCAGCGGCAGTCTGGCTGAAGCCCCAACTGATCTGCGAAGTCAGTTTCCGCGAAATGACATCCGATGGCGTCATGCGGCATCCCTCGTTTGAAGGCATGCGGGAAGACAAAGCACCGGCACAGGTAACAGCGGAAAAGCCGGTGAAGGCACGCACCGCCAAATCAAAAAACACAACGGAAAAGAAAACCGCCAAAGCAACTTCGCTGAAAAAAGCGTTGAAGCCTGCAGCGGCTAAAGTCCGCAACACATTGCTGAACCCGGGTGAAGAAACACAGGTGCGCACCATCAACGGCCATGCGCTTAAATTCACCAATCTCAGCAAGATCTACTGGCCGGGTGAAAAAATCACCAAACGTGATATGATCAACTACTACTATCAGATAGCGCCTTATATGGTGCCTTATATCAAAGACCGGCCACAGTCGCTCAACCGCTTCCCCAACGGTATCAAAGGCGAGAGCTTTTATCAGAAAGATGTTTCCGGCAAAGCGCCCGACTGGGCGCCTACGTTTCCCTATCACAGCAGCGACGAGCCCCGCGAAAAAGAATATCTCGTGGGAGAAAATGAAGCGACGCTGCTGTATATGGCCTCGCTGGGGTGTATAGAGATCAACCCGTGGAGCAGCCGGCTGCGCAAACCGGAAAACCCCGACTGGTGTATTATTGACCTTGACCCCGATAAAACTACTTTCAACGAGGTGATTGAAGCGGCGCAGGTGACCCACGAAATACTGGAGGCGGCAGGCATCCCTGGTTACTGTAAAACTTCCGGCTCTACCGGCCTGCATATCTATATTCCGCTGGGTGCAAAATACACCTACGAACAATCCAAAGAATTCGGCCGTATCATCGCCCGGCTGGTACATGGCCGCCTGCCGGACACCACCAGCATTGAGCGTGCCACTAACCGGCGGAAAAGAAAAATGTACATCGATTTTCTCCAAAACAGGCCGCAGGCCACCGTAGCGGCGCCTTACTCCCTGCGCCCCAAGCCCGGCGCCACGGTGTCGATGCCGCTGCACTGGGAAGAAGTGAAAAAAGGGCTGACGATGAAAGATTTTACTATCCATAATGCCGTGCAACGGGTACGCGAACAAGGAGATATTTTCAAACCCGTATTGGGCAAAGGTATCAACATGAAGACAGCGCTCGCCGGTCTTGAAAAACTGTTCCGCGAATAA
- a CDS encoding oxidoreductase: MSNKKVWFVTGASKGLGRDLVKKLLAGGYRVAATSRNLDELRKIATDDNFLPLTMQLNDEASIAQALTDTVARFGRIDIVVNNAGYGLVGSLEELSDAEARSNFDINVFGTLNVIRKAMPYFRAQKSGHILNVSSIAGFNGRFPGFGIYCATKFAVDGFSESLAEEVKPFGVHVTIVSPGYFRTDFLTTGSLAQPAQPIADYQLVREAQALHVNEINHNQPGDPEKAADAIIQVSEAENPPVHLFLGEDAYNMVYAKIDAVKEEVEAWKTTTVGTGY, from the coding sequence ATGAGCAACAAAAAAGTATGGTTTGTGACCGGCGCTTCCAAAGGATTAGGCCGGGACCTTGTTAAAAAACTGCTGGCCGGCGGTTACCGTGTGGCTGCCACCTCCCGTAACCTCGATGAACTTCGTAAAATAGCTACCGACGATAATTTCCTGCCGCTTACGATGCAGCTGAATGATGAAGCCAGTATAGCACAGGCGTTGACGGATACCGTGGCCCGCTTTGGTCGTATAGACATAGTGGTGAACAACGCCGGCTATGGACTGGTAGGCAGCCTCGAAGAACTGTCCGACGCAGAAGCCCGCAGTAACTTCGACATCAATGTTTTCGGTACGCTGAATGTTATCCGTAAAGCGATGCCTTATTTCCGTGCACAAAAATCAGGGCACATCCTCAATGTGTCTTCCATCGCCGGATTTAATGGCAGATTCCCCGGTTTCGGTATCTATTGCGCTACCAAATTCGCGGTGGACGGATTTTCCGAGTCACTGGCAGAGGAAGTGAAGCCTTTCGGGGTACATGTGACCATCGTTTCTCCCGGTTACTTCCGGACCGATTTCCTGACCACCGGGTCGCTGGCCCAACCGGCGCAGCCTATCGCCGATTACCAGCTGGTAAGGGAAGCACAGGCCCTGCATGTGAATGAAATCAATCACAATCAGCCCGGTGACCCGGAGAAAGCCGCTGACGCCATTATACAGGTGAGCGAAGCGGAAAACCCGCCGGTGCACCTCTTCCTCGGTGAAGACGCGTATAACATGGTATATGCTAAAATCGATGCTGTTAAAGAAGAAGTAGAAGCGTGGAAAACAACAACGGTAGGTACCGGTTACTAA
- the rpiA gene encoding ribose 5-phosphate isomerase A — METIDYKLEAARKALTYIREGHTVGLGAGSTIAHLVRELAAAPGLRENISVVTASFNTRLLLQEHGFIIRETASVAQLDFHFDGCDQFDRQLNALKSGGGVHTLEKLLAAMAQRFILVGDGPKYVEKLLPTVPVVIELVPDALSFVQQALRRLYPDAQPQLRLSNKKDGAVITERGNLLIDIFFTAFPPVAEINPQLKAIPGILETSLFYRMAHEAIIAGKNGVTVVSPER; from the coding sequence ATGGAAACGATTGACTATAAACTGGAAGCAGCCAGGAAAGCATTGACTTATATACGGGAAGGGCATACCGTGGGACTGGGAGCGGGTAGCACGATCGCGCACCTGGTGCGGGAATTGGCGGCGGCGCCGGGCCTGCGGGAAAACATCTCCGTTGTGACGGCCTCTTTTAACACCCGGCTGCTGTTGCAGGAACACGGGTTTATCATCCGGGAAACGGCTTCCGTAGCGCAGCTGGACTTCCATTTCGACGGCTGCGATCAATTTGACCGTCAGCTCAACGCCCTGAAAAGCGGTGGCGGCGTACATACGCTGGAAAAGCTGCTGGCCGCCATGGCCCAACGGTTTATACTGGTGGGCGACGGTCCCAAATATGTGGAAAAACTACTGCCTACCGTACCGGTGGTGATAGAACTGGTCCCGGATGCGTTGTCTTTCGTGCAACAGGCATTGCGCCGCCTGTACCCCGACGCACAACCGCAGTTGCGGCTTAGCAACAAAAAAGACGGGGCTGTGATCACCGAACGGGGCAACCTGCTGATCGACATCTTCTTTACCGCATTTCCCCCGGTTGCAGAAATTAATCCACAGTTAAAGGCCATCCCCGGGATACTGGAGACGTCCCTGTTTTACCGGATGGCCCATGAAGCCATTATAGCGGGTAAAAACGGGGTAACGGTAGTATCACCCGAAAGATAG